From a single Capsicum annuum cultivar UCD-10X-F1 chromosome 12, UCD10Xv1.1, whole genome shotgun sequence genomic region:
- the LOC107851127 gene encoding UDP-rhamnose/UDP-galactose transporter 4 isoform X1 yields the protein MLEKMRPKKMSMAVKDEKEMAVDVAAWAFNIVTSVGIIIVNKALMATYGFSFATTLTGMHFATTTLMTFFLKWLGHIQNSQLPWSERLKFVLFANFSIVGMNVSLMWNSVGFYQIAKLSMIPVSCFLEIVLDNVRYSRDTKLSILLVLLGVAICTVTDVSVNAKGFIAAFIAVWSTALQQYYVHYLQRKYSLGSFNLLGHTAPIQATSLLLLGPLVDYWLTDKRVDAYNYTSISLFFIVLSCTIAIGTNLSQFICIGRFTAVTFQVLGHMKTILVLILGFLFFGKEGLNLHVVFGMSIAIVGMIWYGNASSLPGGKERVQSPTIGKPEKHSLLPPTQLDEKV from the exons ATGCGTCCAAAGAAAATGTCCATGGCTGTCAAGGATGAGAAGGAAATGGCTGTCGATGTGGCAGCATGGGCATTCAACATTGTCACTTCAGTTGGAATTATTATTGTTAATAAAGCCTTAATGGCTACATATGGTTTCAGCTTTG CTACAACCTTAACTGGGATGCATTTTGCTACAACAACATTAATGACCTTTTTCCTTAAATGGCTTGGGCATATCCAGAATTCCCAACTTCCGTGGTCTGAGCGATTGAAATTTGTTTTGTTTGCAAATTTCTCTATTgttggaatgaatgtgagtttgatgTGGAACTCTGTTGGATTCTATCAG ATTGCAAAGCTAAGTATGATACCAGTGTCGTGCTTTTTGGAAATTGTACTGGATAATGTGCGATACTCGAGAGACACCAAATTAAGCATTTTGTTGGTTCTACTAGGTGTTGCAATTTGTACTGTTACTGATGTAAGtgtaaatgcaaagggttttatcGCTGCCTTCATTGCGGTCTGGAGCACTGCCCTGCAGCAATAT TATGTACATTATCTTCAGCGTAAATATTCACTTGGGTCATTCAACCTGTTGGGGCATACTGCACCAATACAGGCTACATCCCTGCTGTTACTGGGACCCCTTGTAGACTACTGGTTGACTGATAAGAGGGTCGATGCATACAACTATACCTCAATATCACTA TTTTTCATCGTCCTATCATGTACGATAGCAATAGGGACGAATCTCAGCCAATTCATCTGCATTGGAAGATTTACAGCAGTGACATTTCAAGTGCTTGGTCATATGAAGACCATTCTTGTCCTGATTTTGGGTTTCCTCTTCTTTGGGAAAGAGGGGCTCAATCTACACGTCGTCTTTGGGATGAGCATTGCTATCGTTGGCATGATTTGGTATGGTAATGCTTCCTCACTACCCGGTGGAAAAGAGCGGGTACAGTCTCCCACCATCGGCAAACCTGAAAAACACAGCCTCTTGCCACCAACACAGCTCGACGAGAAAGTATAG
- the LOC107851127 gene encoding UDP-rhamnose/UDP-galactose transporter 4 isoform X2, translating to MRPKKMSMAVKDEKEMAVDVAAWAFNIVTSVGIIIVNKALMATYGFSFATTLTGMHFATTTLMTFFLKWLGHIQNSQLPWSERLKFVLFANFSIVGMNVSLMWNSVGFYQIAKLSMIPVSCFLEIVLDNVRYSRDTKLSILLVLLGVAICTVTDVSVNAKGFIAAFIAVWSTALQQYYVHYLQRKYSLGSFNLLGHTAPIQATSLLLLGPLVDYWLTDKRVDAYNYTSISLFFIVLSCTIAIGTNLSQFICIGRFTAVTFQVLGHMKTILVLILGFLFFGKEGLNLHVVFGMSIAIVGMIWYGNASSLPGGKERVQSPTIGKPEKHSLLPPTQLDEKV from the exons ATGCGTCCAAAGAAAATGTCCATGGCTGTCAAGGATGAGAAGGAAATGGCTGTCGATGTGGCAGCATGGGCATTCAACATTGTCACTTCAGTTGGAATTATTATTGTTAATAAAGCCTTAATGGCTACATATGGTTTCAGCTTTG CTACAACCTTAACTGGGATGCATTTTGCTACAACAACATTAATGACCTTTTTCCTTAAATGGCTTGGGCATATCCAGAATTCCCAACTTCCGTGGTCTGAGCGATTGAAATTTGTTTTGTTTGCAAATTTCTCTATTgttggaatgaatgtgagtttgatgTGGAACTCTGTTGGATTCTATCAG ATTGCAAAGCTAAGTATGATACCAGTGTCGTGCTTTTTGGAAATTGTACTGGATAATGTGCGATACTCGAGAGACACCAAATTAAGCATTTTGTTGGTTCTACTAGGTGTTGCAATTTGTACTGTTACTGATGTAAGtgtaaatgcaaagggttttatcGCTGCCTTCATTGCGGTCTGGAGCACTGCCCTGCAGCAATAT TATGTACATTATCTTCAGCGTAAATATTCACTTGGGTCATTCAACCTGTTGGGGCATACTGCACCAATACAGGCTACATCCCTGCTGTTACTGGGACCCCTTGTAGACTACTGGTTGACTGATAAGAGGGTCGATGCATACAACTATACCTCAATATCACTA TTTTTCATCGTCCTATCATGTACGATAGCAATAGGGACGAATCTCAGCCAATTCATCTGCATTGGAAGATTTACAGCAGTGACATTTCAAGTGCTTGGTCATATGAAGACCATTCTTGTCCTGATTTTGGGTTTCCTCTTCTTTGGGAAAGAGGGGCTCAATCTACACGTCGTCTTTGGGATGAGCATTGCTATCGTTGGCATGATTTGGTATGGTAATGCTTCCTCACTACCCGGTGGAAAAGAGCGGGTACAGTCTCCCACCATCGGCAAACCTGAAAAACACAGCCTCTTGCCACCAACACAGCTCGACGAGAAAGTATAG